In Paenibacillus ihbetae, the following are encoded in one genomic region:
- a CDS encoding DinB family protein: MNTFCTYALHQIEVAVLSVVAMIDKLTEEDLLVRPTADKHSVGELLKHIAVICRADFLISGGATQEEMSVYYAGVSLNNLKDIQAELLTSYSYLAQAFHEMSDDELHREVTSYWGAAYTRYEWLLEILAHLYHHRGQLHAMLVHCNGKDPKVPLFE, encoded by the coding sequence ATGAATACCTTTTGTACATATGCGCTGCACCAGATCGAAGTGGCGGTGCTGTCGGTCGTGGCGATGATTGACAAGCTAACAGAGGAGGATCTGCTCGTTAGGCCAACGGCGGACAAGCATTCCGTCGGCGAGCTGCTGAAGCATATCGCGGTCATCTGCAGAGCCGACTTCCTCATATCCGGCGGGGCGACGCAGGAAGAGATGAGCGTTTACTACGCCGGAGTATCGCTGAACAATCTGAAGGATATCCAGGCTGAATTGTTAACGAGCTATTCGTACTTGGCGCAGGCATTTCATGAGATGAGCGACGATGAGCTGCATCGGGAGGTGACGTCCTATTGGGGCGCAGCCTATACCCGTTACGAGTGGCTGCTTGAGATTCTGGCCCACTTGTACCATCACCGGGGACAGCTGCATGCGATGCTGGTCCACTGCAATGGCAAAGACCCGAAGGTGCCGCTGTTCGAGTAA
- a CDS encoding redoxin domain-containing protein produces MTHQLQQGMAAPNFQTVDHCGNPISLDNYRGRKVLLAFMRFSACALCNLRVHQFVDRFPDWQRQGLDVIAVFESPEANMRTYVGTQNPPFPLVADPKASLYDLYSVETSEEKLRMTMADANTKKFAEAAAAAGFALTPEEGSNFNRIPAEFLIDERGIIQLAHYSRIVTDHLPLAVIDRYAASK; encoded by the coding sequence ATGACTCACCAGCTTCAGCAGGGAATGGCCGCCCCGAATTTTCAAACCGTCGACCACTGCGGCAACCCCATATCGCTTGATAATTACCGCGGACGTAAAGTACTGCTAGCCTTTATGCGTTTTTCCGCTTGCGCCCTGTGCAATTTGCGCGTACATCAATTTGTCGACAGGTTTCCAGACTGGCAGCGTCAAGGTCTGGACGTTATTGCCGTCTTCGAATCACCGGAGGCTAATATGCGAACTTACGTTGGGACACAAAACCCCCCGTTCCCGCTCGTTGCAGACCCCAAGGCGTCTTTGTACGATTTGTATAGTGTCGAGACATCGGAAGAGAAATTACGCATGACAATGGCGGATGCGAACACGAAAAAGTTTGCCGAAGCAGCAGCAGCAGCAGGTTTTGCTCTTACTCCGGAGGAAGGCTCCAACTTCAATCGAATACCTGCTGAATTTTTAATTGATGAGCGTGGTATCATACAGCTCGCGCATTATAGCCGCATTGTTACTGACCATCTCCCGCTTGCGGTGATCGACAGGTATGCAGCAAGCAAATAA
- a CDS encoding helix-turn-helix transcriptional regulator, whose amino-acid sequence MKELSRSANPPFVLSSRMQYLRDNFIHPPFDYEHELLEAIRFGDEAKAMDMLRKINELEAAVLATYPLRSKKNALIASCTLFTRAIIKGGVDPETAFHLSDTLILEIEKIGDVERLVAFEYEMLVQFVSMIRKEKEELTYSHIVNLAIYYIREHIFQELSLQGIADHLGVHPSYLSDRFKRETGMPLTSYINRRKVEESKHLLVYTNQPISEIAFTFKFCSQSYYTQVFRNFTGMTPRQFRLSGAKSIST is encoded by the coding sequence ATGAAAGAGCTCTCCCGTTCGGCAAACCCGCCCTTCGTCTTGTCTTCCCGGATGCAATATTTGCGCGACAATTTTATCCATCCGCCGTTCGATTACGAGCATGAGCTGCTGGAAGCCATCCGTTTCGGCGACGAGGCCAAAGCGATGGATATGCTGCGCAAGATCAATGAGCTTGAAGCTGCGGTCTTGGCCACCTATCCGCTCCGTTCCAAGAAGAACGCGCTGATCGCCTCTTGTACGTTATTTACCCGGGCGATTATCAAGGGCGGCGTCGATCCGGAGACGGCCTTTCATCTCAGCGACACGCTTATTTTGGAAATCGAGAAGATCGGCGATGTGGAGCGCCTTGTCGCGTTCGAATACGAGATGCTGGTGCAGTTCGTCTCGATGATCCGCAAGGAGAAGGAAGAGCTGACGTATTCGCATATCGTGAATCTGGCGATCTATTACATTCGCGAGCATATTTTTCAAGAGCTGTCCCTGCAGGGAATCGCGGATCATCTGGGCGTCCACCCGAGCTACCTGTCCGACCGCTTCAAGCGGGAGACCGGCATGCCGCTGACCTCGTACATTAACCGGAGAAAGGTGGAGGAGTCCAAGCACCTGCTTGTGTACACGAATCAGCCCATTTCTGAAATTGCGTTTACGTTCAAGTTCTGCAGCCAGAGTTACTATACGCAGGTGTTCCGAAATTTTACGGGGATGACGCCGCGCCAGTTCCGTTTAAGCGGAGCCAAATCCATATCGACGTGA
- a CDS encoding DUF4261 domain-containing protein has translation MTAQQQAATESMIEWLAHEQELGHKPSRIEIAGEFDLHDMHYYIFKYKKSMLGKWLLGVCGGYESSSDTDHCGHVFSEMQPYNPDTAEQEAIAMVEMIREYWMKQAAAYEQETAEDSTAEQDASGSGIFNGFVLLNSPECDLEQIKANLLHDWNISWSPEEEGESSKEKDGILVFEAEGCMAAVSFVEAPVPDGEAEYYAQGNYLWPEAAAVTQTHVAQLIVAVFSRTGSPLDSGKMYAKVAASCLKLPNAVGLYSSGTVFQPEIFVDMAELMKQDLFPLLNLVHFGLVGSESGVSGYTYGLRALGKDEIEVLDSQVTAAKLREFLMDISLYVVEQDVTLRAGETIGFSAEHKLPITRSEGVYVHGDTLKIQY, from the coding sequence ATGACAGCTCAACAGCAAGCAGCCACGGAATCAATGATCGAATGGCTGGCCCATGAACAGGAGCTCGGCCACAAGCCCAGCAGAATCGAAATAGCCGGAGAATTTGATCTCCATGATATGCATTACTACATATTTAAATACAAGAAGTCCATGCTCGGCAAATGGCTGCTAGGCGTCTGCGGCGGCTACGAAAGCTCCTCCGACACCGATCACTGCGGACATGTGTTCAGCGAGATGCAGCCCTACAACCCCGACACAGCAGAGCAGGAAGCCATAGCCATGGTCGAAATGATCCGGGAATATTGGATGAAGCAGGCGGCAGCCTATGAACAAGAAACCGCAGAGGACAGCACGGCCGAGCAAGATGCATCCGGATCCGGCATCTTTAACGGGTTTGTTCTGTTGAACTCCCCGGAGTGTGACCTGGAACAGATCAAGGCCAATCTCCTGCATGATTGGAATATTTCCTGGTCCCCCGAAGAGGAGGGTGAATCCAGCAAGGAGAAGGACGGGATTTTGGTTTTTGAGGCAGAGGGCTGTATGGCGGCGGTCAGCTTCGTGGAAGCTCCGGTTCCGGATGGAGAGGCCGAGTATTACGCGCAAGGGAACTATTTGTGGCCCGAGGCGGCTGCGGTTACCCAGACCCATGTTGCGCAGCTGATCGTGGCGGTATTTTCACGCACGGGTTCCCCGCTGGACAGCGGGAAAATGTATGCCAAAGTGGCGGCAAGCTGTTTGAAGCTGCCGAATGCGGTTGGGCTTTATTCATCCGGAACGGTATTTCAGCCCGAAATTTTCGTCGATATGGCTGAGCTGATGAAGCAGGATTTATTTCCTCTGTTAAATCTGGTTCACTTCGGTTTGGTCGGATCGGAATCGGGCGTGAGCGGATATACCTATGGGCTGAGAGCTTTAGGTAAGGACGAAATTGAGGTGCTGGACAGTCAGGTGACTGCCGCCAAGCTCCGCGAATTTCTGATGGATATTTCCTTATATGTTGTTGAGCAGGACGTCACGTTAAGGGCCGGGGAAACCATTGGATTTTCGGCTGAGCATAAGCTGCCCATTACCCGCTCCGAAGGCGTGTATGTTCATGGTGACACGCTTAAAATCCAGTACTGA
- the pgmB gene encoding beta-phosphoglucomutase, which produces MSEGRTLQAVIFDLDGVITDTAEYHYQAWKAIAAELGIPFTREFNENLKGVSRMDSLKLLLSQAETPVSYSDEELHQLADRKNKLYVELIGTITPADLLPGIAEFVADIRAAGLATGIASASKNAVAVLTRLGVMDRFDVIVDVTKLKNNKPDPEIFLTAAAQLGADPAACIGVEDASSGVEAIKAAGMFAVAIGQAEQFPHADIVLPDTSQLNFRELKLTFEG; this is translated from the coding sequence ATGAGCGAAGGAAGAACGCTTCAAGCCGTCATCTTTGACCTGGACGGCGTCATTACCGATACGGCCGAATACCATTACCAGGCGTGGAAGGCCATTGCCGCGGAGCTTGGCATTCCCTTCACCCGCGAGTTTAACGAGAACCTGAAGGGCGTCTCCCGCATGGACTCCCTGAAGCTCCTCTTAAGCCAGGCGGAAACGCCGGTCAGCTATTCGGACGAGGAGCTGCACCAGCTGGCGGACCGTAAGAACAAGCTCTACGTCGAGCTGATCGGGACGATTACGCCGGCCGACCTGCTTCCCGGCATCGCCGAATTCGTCGCCGACATCCGGGCGGCGGGCCTGGCGACCGGCATCGCTTCGGCCAGCAAGAACGCCGTTGCCGTCCTTACCCGGCTTGGCGTCATGGATCGCTTCGACGTCATCGTTGACGTGACGAAGCTGAAGAACAACAAGCCGGACCCGGAGATCTTCCTGACGGCGGCTGCCCAGCTTGGCGCCGATCCGGCCGCTTGCATCGGCGTCGAGGACGCCTCGTCCGGCGTGGAGGCCATCAAGGCCGCAGGCATGTTCGCGGTTGCGATCGGCCAGGCCGAGCAATTCCCGCATGCGGATATCGTGCTGCCAGACACGTCGCAGCTTAACTTCCGCGAGCTGAAGCTAACGTTCGAAGGGTAA
- a CDS encoding Gfo/Idh/MocA family oxidoreductase, protein MSSKKRYVLVGTGGRAEFFYGALAEHFRDQSELAAFCDINHTRMNYANRLLREKYNHPEVPTYGADQFDRMIETEKPDYVIVTSIDRTHHKYIIRAMELGCDVVTEKPMTVDEEKCQAILDAAKRTGRNIRVTFNYRYAPHHTKVRELIMNDTIGQVTSVHFEWLLNTRHGADYFRRWHRDKRNSGGLLVHKSTHHFDLVNFWIGSQPETVFAFGDLMYYGRENAEARGVTQFYNRATGNPVAKDDPFALHLDSNDHLKAMYLDAEQEDGYQRDQSVFGDGINIEDTMGVLVRYRNKAILTYSLVAYQPWEGYRLAINGTKGRIEMSVIEQSYVNSGGDKKLEGALKGKSLRVLPIFGAPYEVEVEEKAGGHGGGDPVLLNDLFGEAVEDPFHRAANHIDGARSILTGIAANRAIATGMPVHIHSLVRF, encoded by the coding sequence ATGAGCAGCAAAAAACGCTATGTCCTGGTCGGAACCGGCGGCCGGGCCGAATTTTTCTACGGTGCGCTGGCCGAGCATTTCCGCGATCAATCCGAGCTTGCGGCCTTTTGCGATATCAACCATACCCGCATGAACTATGCCAACCGGCTGCTTCGCGAGAAATATAATCACCCCGAGGTGCCAACCTACGGCGCCGATCAATTCGACCGGATGATCGAAACGGAGAAGCCGGACTACGTCATCGTGACAAGCATTGACCGGACGCATCACAAGTACATTATCCGCGCCATGGAGCTCGGCTGCGACGTCGTAACGGAGAAGCCCATGACCGTCGATGAAGAGAAATGCCAAGCCATTCTGGATGCCGCCAAAAGGACGGGTCGAAACATCCGGGTCACCTTCAACTATCGCTATGCGCCCCATCATACCAAAGTGCGGGAGCTGATCATGAACGACACCATCGGCCAGGTGACATCGGTCCACTTCGAGTGGCTGCTCAATACGCGCCACGGCGCGGACTATTTCCGCCGCTGGCACCGGGATAAGCGCAATAGCGGCGGGCTTCTCGTTCATAAATCCACCCATCATTTTGATCTGGTCAATTTCTGGATCGGCTCTCAGCCGGAAACCGTGTTCGCTTTTGGCGATCTCATGTATTATGGAAGGGAGAATGCGGAAGCCCGCGGGGTAACGCAGTTCTACAACCGGGCGACCGGAAATCCGGTCGCCAAGGACGATCCCTTCGCGCTCCATTTGGATTCCAATGACCATCTGAAGGCGATGTATTTGGATGCGGAGCAAGAGGACGGCTACCAGCGGGATCAGAGCGTGTTCGGGGACGGCATTAATATCGAGGATACGATGGGCGTTCTCGTCCGCTACCGCAACAAAGCCATCCTGACCTATTCCTTGGTCGCCTACCAGCCATGGGAGGGATACCGCCTTGCCATCAATGGGACCAAGGGCCGGATCGAGATGTCGGTCATCGAGCAGTCCTACGTCAACTCGGGAGGCGATAAGAAGCTGGAAGGCGCGTTGAAAGGTAAAAGCCTGCGCGTCCTTCCGATTTTCGGGGCTCCGTATGAAGTTGAGGTTGAAGAAAAGGCAGGCGGCCACGGCGGCGGCGACCCGGTTCTGCTGAACGATCTGTTCGGTGAGGCCGTGGAGGATCCATTCCACCGCGCCGCCAATCATATCGATGGGGCCCGATCGATCCTCACGGGAATTGCAGCCAACCGCGCCATCGCAACTGGTATGCCGGTTCATATTCATAGCCTGGTCCGCTTCTAG
- a CDS encoding phosphotransferase enzyme family protein, with protein MEQAVLDQGAGKFGKGAYSLKLLGGFEQSVFEYAGEDGSRFVLKFLDAAKYQKADIIRELTWMAHLAGHGLRIAESVTSREGLLIEKVAHEGQLFYVVAFTIAPGQPLTDLESDASVIERWGRGLGRMHALGKHDSAALLHQMGFAHWNSHPIYTDEFPDAAGEKVHARWKEYLKELSSLPHNPQGYGIVHNDLHHRNFHIHDGDIVFFDFGDVGYHWYAYDIAISIYHAVQTVPGPRKAEFASRFCDALLTGYLQEHTLSNDWIKRIPFFIDFRNVYSFVYFSKYVNWHELDGRTRNYLAGMKADIEAGTPVVHLPIS; from the coding sequence ATGGAACAGGCCGTTTTAGATCAAGGTGCCGGGAAATTCGGCAAGGGAGCGTATTCGCTCAAGCTGCTTGGGGGCTTTGAACAAAGCGTATTCGAGTATGCCGGAGAAGATGGGTCCCGTTTCGTATTAAAGTTCTTGGATGCCGCCAAATACCAGAAGGCTGACATCATCCGAGAGCTCACCTGGATGGCTCATCTGGCCGGACACGGCCTTCGCATCGCGGAATCCGTAACCTCGCGGGAGGGGCTTCTTATCGAAAAGGTCGCCCATGAGGGGCAATTATTTTATGTGGTCGCCTTCACGATCGCGCCGGGTCAGCCTTTAACCGACCTGGAGTCGGATGCTTCCGTGATCGAGCGTTGGGGACGCGGTCTGGGCAGGATGCATGCGCTCGGCAAGCACGATTCCGCCGCTCTCCTTCACCAAATGGGCTTTGCCCATTGGAACAGCCATCCGATCTATACGGATGAATTTCCGGATGCAGCTGGCGAAAAGGTGCACGCCAGATGGAAGGAGTATCTGAAGGAGCTGTCCTCACTCCCCCATAATCCGCAAGGCTACGGCATCGTCCATAACGATTTGCACCATCGCAATTTCCATATCCACGACGGCGACATCGTCTTTTTCGACTTCGGAGACGTCGGTTATCACTGGTACGCTTACGATATCGCCATCTCGATCTATCATGCAGTACAGACCGTTCCCGGCCCTAGAAAAGCCGAGTTTGCCTCCCGCTTCTGCGATGCGCTCTTAACCGGATATCTTCAGGAGCATACCCTCAGCAACGATTGGATCAAGCGGATTCCTTTTTTCATTGATTTTCGAAACGTCTACTCCTTCGTCTACTTCTCCAAATACGTTAATTGGCATGAACTGGACGGACGGACCCGCAATTATCTCGCAGGGATGAAAGCCGATATCGAGGCCGGCACTCCGGTCGTTCATTTGCCGATATCATGA
- a CDS encoding AraC family transcriptional regulator, with protein sequence MVRPFKAEYRDPGGYLDIEYDRRIGYFSMATDHLHDHYELYYLLSGERIYFIKDRSYRVMAGDLVFVDRNAVHKTLDSGRPDHDRVVLYISPGLFGDLSVSPELEESLLEPFRWEVPLLRLPTAEGEAIRRIVDEMVGEMIRPQAGSGQLLRHRALELLLQVYRGRHLGQVRPADTEPALHPKAQAIVQYLNRHYQSPVTLTGVAEDFRISPYYLSRLFKQMTGFTFSDYVNLLRIKEAQRLLRESGDSVTDVALHAGFGNFSHFGKVFKRTVGMSPREYRRQYRP encoded by the coding sequence ATGGTGAGACCGTTCAAGGCGGAGTACCGCGATCCGGGCGGATACCTGGATATTGAATATGATCGCCGGATCGGGTATTTCTCGATGGCGACCGATCATCTTCATGACCATTACGAGCTGTATTATCTCTTGTCCGGGGAGCGTATTTACTTTATTAAGGACCGCTCGTACAGAGTGATGGCGGGGGACCTCGTATTCGTCGACCGGAATGCGGTGCATAAGACGCTGGACAGCGGCCGGCCCGACCACGACCGGGTCGTCCTGTATATAAGTCCAGGCTTATTCGGCGATTTATCGGTTTCGCCCGAGCTCGAGGAGAGCCTGCTGGAGCCCTTCCGCTGGGAGGTTCCCCTGCTGCGGCTTCCAACCGCCGAAGGAGAAGCGATCCGGCGCATCGTGGACGAGATGGTGGGCGAGATGATCCGCCCTCAAGCGGGGAGCGGCCAGCTGCTGCGACATCGCGCTTTGGAGCTGCTGCTCCAAGTTTACCGGGGCCGGCATCTGGGCCAGGTCCGCCCGGCGGACACCGAGCCGGCTCTTCATCCGAAAGCCCAGGCGATCGTGCAGTATTTGAACCGGCACTACCAAAGCCCCGTCACCTTGACCGGTGTCGCCGAAGACTTCCGGATCAGCCCGTATTACCTCAGCCGGTTGTTTAAACAGATGACAGGCTTTACCTTCAGCGATTACGTGAATCTGCTGCGGATCAAAGAAGCACAGCGTCTGCTGCGCGAATCCGGCGATTCCGTAACGGATGTCGCCTTGCATGCCGGATTCGGCAATTTCTCGCATTTCGGGAAAGTGTTCAAGCGGACCGTCGGCATGTCGCCAAGGGAATATCGTCGGCAGTACAGGCCGTAG
- a CDS encoding ketoacyl-ACP synthase III, producing MRGVQIREIEIYHPANEVDNEYYINYFAERGTDVTGLVTALGRNKRFIIDNPEENTFTMAVQASKLVLEKSGLSAKDVDLIIFTSQTPEYLLPSNALKLHHALGGDLLTACFDINANCAGILVAVEQASRYMTANPRVERALVVGSDYLSVHSPEEPVYYSNFAESAVAVILEQVEGTRGLIDSVYQTDTSVIDNSLFPAHGLSNLYREEFTAKDAQVKFTPFDDSVCAESAVNSIRILLERNHLTKDDIAGFMFSQFTLGNIKHVSERLGIDHDKVPYIGDKYGYTATTSPFLALYEAVQAGKVKRGDYLVFWTVGAGWQNVSLLMQY from the coding sequence ATGAGAGGTGTACAAATTCGCGAGATTGAAATCTACCATCCTGCTAATGAAGTAGACAACGAATACTACATTAATTATTTTGCGGAAAGAGGTACGGATGTTACCGGACTTGTAACCGCTCTGGGCCGTAATAAGCGTTTTATTATCGATAATCCGGAAGAGAATACGTTCACGATGGCCGTGCAGGCATCCAAGCTGGTGCTGGAGAAGAGCGGGCTGTCCGCAAAAGACGTGGATCTGATCATCTTCACTTCCCAGACACCGGAATATTTGTTACCCAGCAATGCGCTGAAGCTCCACCATGCCCTTGGAGGCGATCTCTTAACGGCTTGCTTCGACATTAACGCGAATTGTGCCGGCATCCTTGTTGCGGTCGAGCAGGCTTCCCGCTATATGACCGCTAATCCTAGGGTTGAGCGGGCGCTTGTGGTCGGCTCCGATTATCTTTCGGTCCACAGCCCGGAGGAGCCGGTGTATTATTCGAATTTTGCCGAATCGGCAGTAGCCGTGATTTTGGAGCAAGTGGAAGGCACCCGCGGTTTGATCGATTCCGTCTATCAAACCGATACGTCCGTCATCGACAATTCCCTTTTCCCGGCCCACGGCTTGTCGAATCTGTACCGTGAGGAGTTTACGGCTAAGGATGCGCAGGTGAAGTTTACGCCATTCGACGATTCGGTCTGTGCCGAATCGGCGGTGAATTCGATCCGCATATTGCTGGAACGCAACCATCTGACCAAGGATGATATTGCCGGCTTTATGTTCTCCCAGTTTACCTTGGGCAATATCAAGCATGTTTCCGAGCGCCTCGGCATTGATCATGACAAGGTTCCTTATATCGGGGACAAGTACGGTTACACCGCGACAACGAGCCCTTTCCTCGCACTGTACGAAGCAGTTCAGGCAGGTAAAGTGAAGCGCGGCGATTACCTGGTCTTCTGGACGGTGGGAGCGGGTTGGCAAAATGTCAGCCTGTTGATGCAGTACTAA
- a CDS encoding glycoside hydrolase family 65 protein, producing the protein MTWKISNSELSQQALLNMESLFALGNGYLGVRGNFEEGYGPSMSTIRGTYLNAFHDVIEIPYGEKLFAFPDTQQKLVNNIDAQTVLVYLDDEPEPFRLDHGTISAHERHLHMDKGYAERKVQWTSPSGKEIRLTFRRLVSFTRRELFAIQLELTPVNFNGRVRIVSTVNGNVKNYTNPNDPRVGAGHAERMTVIDAGVRGQDGYVMDETMASKLRAACVTRHRLEGSEAQVQLEAGSGEVLFTASFPLSGPVTLTKYNMYTDSLRHGSDLVEEGIRLHERLQDLSFEDLTAEQTRYLNDYWKSADVTIRNDDRLQEGIRFNLFQLLQSAGRDKYSNISAKGLSGEGYEGHYFWDTEIYMFPVFLMTQPDIARQLLLYRYAALDQARARAREMGHKQGALYPWRTISGTECSSFFPSGTAQYHISADIAYSYIQYYLAEQDQDFLLSYGAEVLIETARLWADIGHYYNGAFHIDEVTGPDEYTCCVNNNYYTNVMAKHNLKWAAKSCAILKDYDAEGYKALCGRLGVTDAEIAAWAKAADAMLLPYDETLGINPQDDTFLRKAVWDFENTPEDKYPLLLHYHPLTIYRYQVCKQADTVLAHFLLEDEQDFETIRRSYDYYEGITTHDSSLSSCIFSIMASKIGNTDKAYEYFIETARLDLDNTHGNTKDGLHMANMGGTWMSIVYGFAGMRIKESGLSLSPAMPKDWEQYAFRLNFRGRLIGVSIEKSGVTIELVEGETLEIKLYEELVELASGQPVKRPLKG; encoded by the coding sequence ATGACTTGGAAGATTTCAAATTCCGAATTATCACAGCAGGCGCTGCTCAATATGGAGAGCCTGTTCGCGCTTGGAAACGGTTACCTCGGCGTTCGGGGCAACTTCGAGGAGGGCTACGGCCCGTCCATGTCGACCATTCGCGGAACCTATCTGAATGCTTTTCACGATGTCATTGAAATTCCATACGGCGAGAAACTGTTCGCCTTTCCCGATACCCAGCAAAAGCTCGTAAACAATATCGACGCTCAAACCGTTCTCGTCTACTTGGACGACGAGCCGGAGCCGTTTCGTCTGGACCATGGGACGATTTCAGCCCACGAACGCCATCTGCACATGGATAAAGGCTATGCGGAGCGTAAGGTGCAATGGACTTCTCCGTCCGGCAAAGAAATCCGGTTGACGTTCCGGCGCCTGGTGTCCTTCACCCGCCGCGAATTGTTTGCGATCCAGCTTGAGCTGACGCCGGTCAATTTCAACGGCCGGGTACGCATCGTCTCGACGGTGAACGGCAATGTAAAAAACTACACGAATCCGAACGACCCGCGGGTCGGAGCGGGTCATGCGGAACGAATGACCGTAATCGATGCCGGCGTTCGAGGTCAAGACGGCTATGTCATGGACGAGACGATGGCTTCCAAGCTGCGTGCGGCTTGCGTGACGCGCCACCGTCTGGAAGGCTCCGAGGCCCAGGTGCAGCTGGAAGCCGGATCGGGCGAAGTTCTGTTCACCGCTTCATTCCCGCTCTCCGGACCGGTTACTTTGACGAAATACAATATGTACACGGACAGCCTGCGTCATGGCTCGGATCTCGTGGAAGAGGGCATCCGGCTTCACGAGCGGCTGCAGGATTTGTCGTTCGAGGATCTGACCGCCGAGCAGACCCGGTATTTGAACGATTACTGGAAGTCCGCCGATGTCACGATCCGTAACGATGATCGTCTTCAGGAGGGCATCCGGTTCAATCTGTTCCAGCTGCTGCAATCCGCCGGTCGGGACAAGTACAGCAACATCTCCGCTAAAGGCCTCAGCGGCGAAGGGTACGAAGGGCATTACTTTTGGGATACGGAAATTTACATGTTCCCGGTATTCCTGATGACCCAGCCGGATATCGCTCGCCAGCTGCTGCTGTACCGTTACGCTGCGCTTGACCAGGCACGGGCAAGAGCCCGCGAGATGGGGCATAAACAGGGAGCCCTGTACCCGTGGCGTACCATCTCGGGAACGGAATGCTCCTCGTTCTTCCCGTCGGGAACCGCGCAGTACCATATCAGCGCCGATATCGCCTACAGCTATATTCAGTATTACCTGGCTGAGCAGGATCAGGATTTCCTCTTGTCCTACGGTGCGGAGGTGCTAATCGAGACGGCCCGCCTCTGGGCGGACATCGGCCATTATTACAACGGGGCGTTCCATATCGATGAAGTGACGGGGCCGGATGAATATACCTGCTGTGTAAACAACAACTATTACACCAACGTGATGGCGAAGCATAACTTGAAGTGGGCTGCCAAGAGCTGCGCGATCCTGAAAGACTACGATGCGGAAGGCTACAAAGCGCTCTGCGGCAGACTCGGCGTAACCGATGCGGAAATCGCCGCTTGGGCCAAGGCTGCGGACGCGATGCTGCTGCCTTACGACGAGACGCTGGGCATCAATCCGCAGGATGATACGTTCCTGCGCAAAGCGGTATGGGATTTCGAGAACACGCCGGAAGACAAATATCCGCTGCTGCTGCATTACCATCCACTGACGATTTACCGGTACCAAGTGTGCAAGCAGGCGGACACTGTGCTGGCCCATTTCCTGCTGGAGGACGAGCAGGATTTCGAGACGATCCGCCGCTCCTACGATTATTACGAAGGCATCACGACGCACGATTCTTCGCTGTCCTCCTGCATCTTCAGCATCATGGCTTCGAAGATCGGCAATACAGACAAGGCGTATGAGTATTTCATCGAAACCGCGCGCCTGGACCTGGACAACACGCACGGCAATACGAAGGACGGGCTGCATATGGCGAATATGGGCGGCACCTGGATGTCCATCGTATACGGATTTGCCGGCATGCGCATTAAGGAAAGCGGGCTGTCCCTCTCTCCGGCCATGCCGAAGGATTGGGAGCAATATGCATTCCGCTTGAACTTCCGGGGACGGCTGATCGGCGTCTCGATTGAAAAATCAGGTGTGACGATCGAGCTCGTCGAAGGCGAAACCCTCGAAATCAAGCTGTACGAGGAGCTTGTGGAGCTGGCTTCCGGACAGCCGGTGAAACGGCCGCTTAAAGGCTAA
- a CDS encoding Crp/Fnr family transcriptional regulator, with product MTSFQDKRLLEVFPCLRDVCPEDWAEAKPEVRIFSAKTRLFQREEAALYGMLLLSGSARISQIGEEGSERVVNKLNPGEICALLVLSGLSERDYPAVIEAETEVVALFISKLSFLRWVQEYESIRKTVFGNLLDGIMHMGEQLQGKQTKPMDMRLAEALLRATSEQQPILRMTHGELAAEVGTAREVVSRTLQRFELQELVEKGRGWIRIIRRSELERLFGD from the coding sequence ATGACTTCATTTCAGGACAAGCGATTGCTGGAAGTTTTTCCGTGTTTGAGAGATGTTTGCCCGGAGGATTGGGCTGAAGCCAAGCCTGAAGTGAGGATATTCTCCGCTAAAACGCGTCTGTTTCAGCGAGAGGAAGCAGCGCTCTATGGCATGTTATTGCTGAGTGGCAGTGCCCGCATCAGCCAAATCGGGGAGGAGGGGAGCGAGCGGGTCGTGAACAAACTGAATCCCGGCGAAATTTGCGCTCTCCTTGTCCTTAGTGGACTGAGTGAACGAGACTACCCGGCTGTTATAGAAGCTGAAACAGAGGTCGTGGCGCTGTTCATTTCCAAACTCAGTTTTCTTCGCTGGGTGCAAGAATACGAGTCGATTCGTAAAACTGTGTTCGGTAACCTCCTTGACGGAATCATGCATATGGGTGAACAGCTTCAAGGAAAACAGACCAAACCGATGGATATGCGATTGGCAGAAGCACTGCTGCGTGCCACGTCGGAGCAGCAGCCAATTTTGCGAATGACGCATGGCGAGCTTGCCGCCGAGGTCGGCACCGCCCGTGAAGTCGTAAGCCGCACTCTTCAGCGTTTTGAGTTGCAGGAGTTGGTGGAGAAAGGGCGAGGCTGGATACGGATCATCCGCCGTTCGGAATTGGAGAGGCTGTTTGGTGACTAG